GAAAGGTCACGTGCGGATGTCGCGACGCGAGTCGTGCGAGATCGAGTCCGTCTGACGCGTCCTGATTGGGCCAGTCGCGCCGACGATGCTGCCAGACGTGGTGCAGCACCGGCACGCCATAGTGGGCAGCGGCCGCGGCGATCTCGTCGAGCAGCACATCATCGGCCCGGCGTCCCGCCGCCAACTTGATACCAATCGCACCGCGACGCATGCCCACCGCAATCTCCTGCAGCGCGTGCGCCGTGAAATTCGGATTGACGGCCACGTACGCGCGCACCAGCGGTCCCTGCTGCTCCGCATAGTCCAGCATCCACGCATTGGCTCGGGTTTGATCGTCCGGCGACGCAAAATAGGTCGGCGACGAGTGCCCCCAGGATCCCAGAACCGATGCCACGTGTGCGCGGACGCCAATTGTTGCCCCCGCCTCAAGACGTGACGTGTTGTACCGCACCCAATCGGACCGGTTGGTGTGCGGCGAATGGAAGTGCGCGTGGACATCGAGAAGCGGTGGCAGAACACGGTTCACGGTTCACACCTCGCTTCGACGAGGGCCTGGCATGAGCGTCTGCATGACGCCCGGGATGGCCTGCGCCACCAGATCGAGCGCCTGCTGGTCGTGCGCGACGGCGCCGAACTGGTACGCGCCGCGTTTCAGGAGCACCCCCGCATGCGCCGCGGCCGCAACGAGTGCATCCAGCGATTCGCTCACGTCAGCCGCCAATCGCCACATCGCGGGCGGACCATCCACCCGCACGCCCACCCACGGCGATTCGTCCAGGGCCGCGCCAACCATGGCCTGCAGCATGCCGCCGGCGTGAGCCATGCGCAGCGGTACATCAACCCGATCGTGCCAGGTGCATACCGCCTGCGCTGCGGCCAATCCACTCGAATCGGTGGCCGCCGTGGACGAGATCCACGTGCTCGACGCGTGTTCCATGATACCGGAGCGGCCGACCACGGCCGCGAGCGGAAATCCGTTGGCCATCGCCTTCCCCAGCGTCGTGAGGTCAGGAATGACCCCCAGCAGTTCCTGCACACCACCGGTGCGGATGCGGAAAGCCGTCTTGATCTCGTCGAACACCAGCACGGCGCCGAACCGGTCGCACGCGGTTCTCGCCGCCGTCAACCACGCGACTGGCGCAATATCATGGACCAGTGGTTCGACGATCAGCGCCGCGAGTCCGGCCCCCTGTTGTGCCACCGCCGCTTCCAGCGCCGGCACGTCGCCAAACGGCACCCACGAGATATCGGCCTTCACGGCGTCGGGGACGCCGAGGGCATCGCTGCACCAGTCCAGCCATCCGAAATACCCGCAGGCGATGACGTGCGTGCGTCCGGTGGCGGCCCGCGCGATGCGAATGGCCGCCGCCGTCGCTTCCGCGCCGGTGCGCAGAAATCGTACCTGCTCGGCGCAGGGGATCAGCTCGACGAGGCGTTCCGCCACTTCGACCTCGAGCCGGTGCGGCAACGCCGCCACATTGCCGGCCGCTATCGTTGACTGTACCGCCCGCGTCACCGCCGTATCGGCGTATCCAATACCGACGGCACCCAGCGCCATGGTGCAGTCCACGAATCGTCGACCGTCCGGCGTCCAGACCAGACAGCCTT
This genomic window from Gemmatimonadaceae bacterium contains:
- a CDS encoding amidohydrolase family protein; amino-acid sequence: MNRVLPPLLDVHAHFHSPHTNRSDWVRYNTSRLEAGATIGVRAHVASVLGSWGHSSPTYFASPDDQTRANAWMLDYAEQQGPLVRAYVAVNPNFTAHALQEIAVGMRRGAIGIKLAAGRRADDVLLDEIAAAAAHYGVPVLHHVWQHRRRDWPNQDASDGLDLARLASRHPHVTFLLAHIGGGGDWAHTYPAVREQRNIVMDLSGSGIDRGMMDEALHSIGASRLLWAADLTLCTGLTKLRALEQTGATAEEIASMRWGNAVRIFPPGSFDAVLRTEIVP
- a CDS encoding aminotransferase class III-fold pyridoxal phosphate-dependent enzyme — its product is MTFAIPFTGGDGSDWRTRASDVIPGGTSTGSKRPDALYGSRAHDAALPTHFERAEGCLVWTPDGRRFVDCTMALGAVGIGYADTAVTRAVQSTIAAGNVAALPHRLEVEVAERLVELIPCAEQVRFLRTGAEATAAAIRIARAATGRTHVIACGYFGWLDWCSDALGVPDAVKADISWVPFGDVPALEAAVAQQGAGLAALIVEPLVHDIAPVAWLTAARTACDRFGAVLVFDEIKTAFRIRTGGVQELLGVIPDLTTLGKAMANGFPLAAVVGRSGIMEHASSTWISSTAATDSSGLAAAQAVCTWHDRVDVPLRMAHAGGMLQAMVGAALDESPWVGVRVDGPPAMWRLAADVSESLDALVAAAAHAGVLLKRGAYQFGAVAHDQQALDLVAQAIPGVMQTLMPGPRRSEV